One window of the SAR324 cluster bacterium genome contains the following:
- a CDS encoding carbohydrate ABC transporter permease: MTRFLSHSLLVILSFIFLLPFGWIASLAFKRQIDILMTNIISPISYGNFIKLFASKESTFSNDILNSLFIGLSSTLIVLIVCSLASFTLTRLKIEKWVGIIIFGWLLVFHMIPPITFIGSWFVLANSLGLFNSYSALIIAHATINLPLGLFIITNYMKEIPHEIQEAAVIDGASNYQTYFKIFLPLLLPGLFTAAIIIFLFSWNDFMISINLSAKATQTVPVSVATYAQQYEVRYGEMAAGSLVSLVPGLLLTIFANRYIVRGITAGSVK; the protein is encoded by the coding sequence ATGACTAGATTCTTATCACATTCACTATTAGTGATTCTTTCATTCATTTTCTTGCTTCCATTTGGTTGGATTGCCAGCCTAGCGTTTAAACGCCAAATTGATATTCTCATGACTAATATTATTTCACCTATTAGTTATGGAAATTTCATTAAATTGTTTGCATCGAAAGAATCTACATTTAGTAATGATATCCTAAATTCTTTATTTATTGGATTGAGTTCTACACTTATTGTGCTGATTGTATGCTCACTCGCGTCATTTACACTGACGCGATTAAAAATCGAAAAATGGGTGGGAATTATTATTTTTGGATGGTTGTTGGTGTTCCATATGATACCACCCATTACATTCATTGGCTCCTGGTTTGTTTTAGCAAATTCACTTGGTTTGTTTAATTCTTACAGTGCACTCATCATTGCTCACGCTACAATAAATTTACCATTAGGACTCTTTATCATTACTAACTATATGAAAGAGATTCCTCATGAAATTCAGGAAGCTGCAGTAATTGATGGTGCGTCCAATTATCAAACTTATTTTAAAATTTTTCTACCCTTGCTATTACCTGGTTTGTTCACAGCGGCAATAATTATTTTTCTCTTCAGCTGGAATGACTTCATGATATCTATCAACCTTTCTGCAAAAGCAACACAGACTGTCCCTGTTTCAGTAGCCACCTATGCTCAACAGTACGAAGTAAGATATGGAGAAATGGCGGCAGGCTCACTGGTTTCATTAGTACCTGGGCTATTACTTACAATCTTTGCAAATCGCTATATTGTGAGAGGAATAACCGCTGGTTCTGTGAAATGA
- a CDS encoding sugar ABC transporter permease: MENRSKETDRYWNVLSLAPLCLLLFFLTIIPLLSLIYTSFFKVTWSGGYLYEGVGFQNFFDLVENKFYIPGVKNTIQFALITVIIQILIAYVISIVLNKIKYRIIYLSIFMLPILLPPIVIGSIWRLMYGFDFGLFNYLLSYLGIMPIDWLGDPKIAFISIIILDIWHWTPFSVILLITAIEGIPKDILEAGLVDGANFLKEAYYLITPLIMPTIIVASLFRFIMSFKVFDEIYLLTQGGPGTATEVVSFSIYETYFESDNIGLGSAMSVTTLILIILIMYAVQKIYIKLRLNAHD, translated from the coding sequence ATGGAAAATCGTTCAAAAGAAACTGACAGGTATTGGAATGTTTTATCCCTTGCACCACTATGCTTACTTCTGTTTTTTCTAACAATCATTCCTCTGCTAAGCCTTATCTATACATCATTCTTCAAAGTTACATGGAGTGGTGGTTATTTGTATGAAGGAGTTGGTTTTCAAAACTTCTTCGATTTAGTTGAGAATAAATTTTACATTCCTGGTGTTAAAAATACTATTCAGTTTGCTCTAATTACAGTCATAATTCAGATTTTAATTGCCTACGTAATTTCAATTGTTCTCAATAAAATTAAATATAGGATTATCTATCTATCGATTTTCATGCTGCCAATACTTTTGCCGCCAATTGTGATTGGCTCAATTTGGCGGTTGATGTATGGTTTTGATTTTGGACTTTTCAATTACTTACTTTCATACCTCGGAATAATGCCAATTGATTGGTTGGGAGATCCTAAAATTGCTTTCATATCTATTATTATTCTTGATATTTGGCACTGGACTCCTTTTTCAGTTATTTTGTTAATTACAGCCATTGAAGGAATTCCGAAAGACATACTTGAAGCAGGCTTAGTTGATGGAGCAAACTTTTTGAAAGAGGCTTACTATTTAATCACTCCATTGATTATGCCTACAATTATTGTAGCGAGTCTCTTTAGATTTATAATGTCATTCAAAGTTTTCGATGAAATTTATCTACTAACTCAAGGTGGACCTGGAACTGCTACGGAAGTTGTCAGCTTCTCTATTTATGAAACATATTTTGAGTCTGACAATATTGGTCTGGGTTCGGCAATGTCTGTAACCACTCTGATCTTAATTATTCTTATCATGTATGCTGTTCAGAAAATTTATATAAAGCTGAGATTGAACGCGCATGACTAG